The sequence GCGATTCTCGGGGCCGTTCCCTTTCCACCTTTACCAACTCAGTTTACGGAACCCGAATTGCCGTTACGTGTGACTTTTCAAACCGGAGCAAATTGAATGAAATCAATACTTCGAATCGTTCTTTTTTTTATTGTGTTTTCTCCGCTAGTTTCGCGCTCGCAAGAAAAACCAATCGATCTTGGTACCATCCTTAGTCCTGACTTCAAACCGCATCCCGTTCTGATTGCGCGCTCCCATTTAGATTCACCGGACGCAAGAGCCGCGGCAGATGAGCTGGAAAGCACGCTGGCAGCGGATTTGGACTACTCCGGACTCTTTGAAATTGTAGATAACTCGTCTTATCCGGCATTCACCGGAAGCGTTAATCTTGCGCCTTGGAAAACTTCGCGTGCAAAATACATTGCGCTGTTGAAGGTTGGAGCGACAACAGCGCAGATCAGTGTTGAAGCGCGTTTTTATGATTTGCAATCCGAGAGTTTGATTGTGGGAAAGGTTTACAAATGGGATCGCAAATTTATCCGCCAGATTGCTCACCGGTTCGGAGATGAAATCCTTTACCGGTTGTGGGGAGTGCGCGGAATTTTTACTTCCAAAATCGCATTTTCTTCGGATCGTGGGGGAAGCGCCACACGAGAAATCTGGCTCATGGATTATGACGGTTACAACCAGAAACAGATTACCGTAAGTAAAGCGATCAATCTTTCACCGGAGCTTTCCCCTGATGGAAAAAAGGTCGTTTACACCACCTATCGAATTGCAATGGAAGGGAGCGGGCAGATCCTCGTGGTCTATTCCATTTATGATGCGAAAAAGTACACCTTTTTCTCCAAGGGAACTTTAAACTCGGCTCCTGCCTGGTCGCCCGACGGTGGACGGATTGCGTTTACGTCCAATATCAACGGAAATGCCGAGATTTATGTGGCAAACGCCAATGGCGGAAACCCGCAACAGGTCACGTTTCACAGGGGAATCGACACATCTCCGGCGTGGAATCCGGCCAGCGGACAAATCGCTTTTACGTCGGACCGCAGCGGCAATCCCATGATTTACATCATGAATAATGATGGAACCAACGAGCGACGGCTTACCTTCGTCGGGGAATATAATGAATCCGCGGCCTGGTCTCCAAACGGATCAAAGCTTGCATATGTTTCGCGTTCAGGTAATATTTTTGATATATATGTCGTTGAGATGGATACCAGTGTGGTGACACGGTTGACCCAGAGTGAACGAAGCAACGAGAATCCATGCTGGTCTCCTGATAGCAGACATATTGCATTCGCATCAAACCGAACCGGGAAGTACCAGATCTGGTCGATGTTGTATGATGGTACCAAGCTCCGTCAATTGACGCGAGATGGTAATAACACCAGTCCCTCCTGGGCTGCAGGAGAATAACTCGAAGTTGATATAGATAGATATAGAAGGAGG is a genomic window of bacterium containing:
- the tolB gene encoding Tol-Pal system beta propeller repeat protein TolB, which produces MKSILRIVLFFIVFSPLVSRSQEKPIDLGTILSPDFKPHPVLIARSHLDSPDARAAADELESTLAADLDYSGLFEIVDNSSYPAFTGSVNLAPWKTSRAKYIALLKVGATTAQISVEARFYDLQSESLIVGKVYKWDRKFIRQIAHRFGDEILYRLWGVRGIFTSKIAFSSDRGGSATREIWLMDYDGYNQKQITVSKAINLSPELSPDGKKVVYTTYRIAMEGSGQILVVYSIYDAKKYTFFSKGTLNSAPAWSPDGGRIAFTSNINGNAEIYVANANGGNPQQVTFHRGIDTSPAWNPASGQIAFTSDRSGNPMIYIMNNDGTNERRLTFVGEYNESAAWSPNGSKLAYVSRSGNIFDIYVVEMDTSVVTRLTQSERSNENPCWSPDSRHIAFASNRTGKYQIWSMLYDGTKLRQLTRDGNNTSPSWAAGE